aaatattggcACCGGACTTGACAaaagtagaatttatttcatattacaccaataacaaaacatactaatacagtgggatgcataAGTTTGGGCAACATTGtgaaaagtaattattttccTGTACAAATCGTTGGTTGTCACAATAAAAATTGTCAGTTAAAtacatcatataggagacacacagtgatatttgagaagtgaaatgcagttcactggatttacagaaagtgcaaTAACTTTAAACTAAATgaagcaggtgcataaattggcaacacaaaaaaagaggaataacataaatatgtagtgtatatcaatgtgtgtgtctcctatatgatatatgtaagtaacattttttactgtaacagcgattcatacaggaaaataatgactgtgaaccttcacagacactaataataaggttgcccaaacttttgcaccaCACTGTATATAGGAACATAGTGAAGACAAGTTGCAGAGTAAAAAGAGGTTAGTTTATTTTGGAATAGAGCTCCATTCattaagaaaatgttaaaaagacagGAACACTCTTTAGAGGTTTGTGGGTGGCTCTTAAAAGAGCCGTTGTGGGGAAGTCGTTCAGACTTCAAACAGGCTACTCCTTTGGTTGCCAAGACACAGCTCCCTCTGCCGAGAAGTGAGCCATGAACTTCTCCCTCACCAGGACAGCCTCTCTGGAGGAGTTGTTTGCTGCCACACGACCCAGGCCTTGCAACGGCTCCACCACAGCAGGCGCCACACCTCCCACAGCAGGTGCCCCTCTCTCGTCCACACAGCGCAGAAAGTTGTGGAGAACACACGTTGCCTTCACACACTTCTCGGCAATTTCAGGACGGAGCTCCATGGCGCGCCGATACAACCTCCACTGTGAGGAGAGGATACCGAAGGCACCCTCCACTATCATCCTGGCCCTGGAAAGGCGATAATTAAAGACCCTCTTCTGTAAAGGGAGGAGGCGTCCAGGGAAAGGTCTCATGAGCTCACGCCGCAGCGGGAACGCTTCATCAGCCACAAAGACGTGGGGCTGGGCTCCACGGTGTTCTCCACCAGGTAGAGGCTGGTCTGGAGGCAGATGGAGAGTCCCAGCCCGAAGAGCCTGACCAAAGGTGGAGTTGGCCAGGATACCACCGTCGCTGGTCCTCCCGTACCCCCCAACATCAATGACGCGGAAGCGATGCTCTGCATCCACAACCGCAAGGAGAACAATGGAAAAAGTTCCCTTGTAGTTGTGGAACATGGATCCTGAGTTGGGGGGTGCCTTCgtctggacgtgcttcccatccagagctccacagcagagagggaagttccagcgctcctggaatccctctgcaatggaccgccagtcttgagttgaaggcacagccatgaaatcgtccactagacagtcccagatggccgtcgctacctgggggatgatctggctcaccgtggacacaccgactcgaaaactgaacgcgatggtcctgaaggagtccccggtggcaaggaacctggacaacaGTGTTCAAAATGAGTATTATGTGTActtcagttacaaaatacattatagaAATTACAAAACATGAATCTTGCATAGaaaattttgtaaatataaggataattacatgATATATATTTGGTATAATCTGGAACAATCTGCCgtgattttaaacaaatattcaactatcccagaattaaaccaggtctagatgtgaaaaggagtgagtatcactacaaaggttaacCCACATTGGTCCTAGTAcaagtttgatatcagcaaacaccgagagcatacctatgacaccacagccatgctatcattcaaacactgataacagcataaatcgaattaaatcgggaccTGATGAGACCGTCAGTGTATCACTACAAATATTGTGAAGTCGTGTCGTACCAGTTTGCTATCGGTAAACACCGAGAGCATTCACtcttagcatagcacatccatgttagcagtgtataaatggaTGGTTTAGCATATATTAGCGCAGGTATCATTAcaggactaccgtattaaacacttttactaacctcaggcagatggACAGGCGCTCTGCTGGTGGAATTGAGCGCCTGTaattggtgtctaggcgggcaATTCTGGGACCGACGcgggaaagcaggtcctcaaactggccgagtGACAGGCGATGATATCGCTGGAATctgccgtcatccaggcgcagctcctgtagcaaatggtgaaactcaccaaactgatCACGCGTCtcgaggacctgatggacccaggtacggcgaggacgtctcttacgccgctgctctgctctccacagtaaataaagaagggagactctctcttcaagcgctagctcgacagctgccatctttCAAAGATACCGGTCTAgcacaacttcctcccacatccctcccacatttccggttcacgcgcgtgaaaatatgatattttggggCGCGAgcgatttttcttggacacgcgtaGAGGTCGCGAATGTGCAGGCGTCAAGTTAGGGGCGTTTTGGCGTTTTTTCACGCgcccatcgcgttcggtgtgaacacacggTAACAGTAAGTGAGCTGATGAGAAAAATCGATGAACACTGTAATCCCAAAGTTAATGAGACTGTCGAGAGATACAGATTTTTTGCACGCAATCAGGCTCCTGGAGAAAATATTGATAAATATGTTACGGACCTGAGAATGCTGGCGAGCACCTGCAACTTTGGACAATTAAAAGACTCACTGATCAGAGACAGGATCGTCTGTGGCACGAACAGCTCCGGTTGGAGGGAAAGGTTGCTCAGAGAAGAGAACCTCACATTAGACAGATGTCTAGATATTTGTAGAGCAATGGAGATTTCAAGAGAATACAACAAAACAATAGCGGGACAGGCTATAGAGGAACTGCatgcagtaaaacaaaaagagagaaaaagactgGATAAAGAGATACCATGCAGATTTTGTGGAAGAGCACATGAAAGACTCAAATCAAAATGCCCAGcatatggaaaaaaatgcaaaaaatgtggcaaagaaaatcattttgctATAGCATGCAGGAGTAAAAGCAGACAgagtgaaaatggaaaaaagatcCACACAGTGACGGAGCAGGACTCGGATTCCTGTGAGGACATAATGACTGTCACAGCTATGACACAGACTGCAGTAGAAGTGAACCAGATCAAAGAATCAGACATGAAAAAACGAGAACAGCTGTTTGCAGGCATGATGATTGGCAACAGCCTGGTCAAGTTTCAAGTTGACTGTGGTGCAACCTGCAACGTTATTCCCATCAACTTGTTGAACCCGAACATCAAAATGGAGCACACAGACAAGGTTCTTGTGATGTACAAtaagtcaaagctgtgtccatTAGGAAAGTGTAAGGTCAAGCTGACAAACccaagaaacaacaaaaagtacAGAGTCGAGTTCCAAGTGGTAGAGGAGGATTGTAAAACACCTCTACTTGGGAGAACAGCTAGTGAAGCGATGAAGCTAATACAAGTTAATTATGATAACATCTGTGCTTTGAACAGCTCAGTGACAACAGCTCCATCAGAGAAAAACGCATGGTTGTTGGAAGAGATAAAGACTGAGTTTCAGGATGTGTTTACAGGAGATGGATGTTTGCAAGGTGAATATGAGCTGGAAATCGACACAACAGTGCAGCCCGTCAAACTGCCAAAACGCAGAGTCCCAGTGTCGATGATGAAACCACTGAAAGAGGAACTGATGAGCCTTGCAGACAGACAAATAATAGCACCAGTGGAAGGTAGTACTGATTGGATCAGTGGGATGGTGACAGTGCAGAAGCCAAATGGCAAACCCAGGATATGTATTGACCCAAGACCGCTTAACAAAGCTTTGAAGCGTAGTCACTTCCCGTTACCGACAATAGATGACATATTGCCAGATGTGTCAAAAGCGAAAGTTTTCACAGTTTGTGATGTGAAACATGGCTTTTGGCATGTGAAGCTTACAGAAGAGTCAAGCCATCTCACGACATTCACAACACCATTTGGTCGCTTTCGTTGGCTGAGAATGCCGATGGGGATCAGCCCAGCGCCAGAGGTCTTTCAGCGCAAACTGATGCAAGCGTTAGAGAACCTGCCAGGCACATACAtcattgctgatgacatcctgATCACTGGAAAAGGAGAGACGACTGAGTTGGCAGAAATGGATCATGACAGAAACCTGAGACTTTTCCTGGAAcgctgcagagagagaaacatcaaattaaatgtggaaaaactcAAGCTTAGAAGACAGGAAGTACCATACATCGGACATCTACTCACAGCAGAGGGGCTGAGAGCAGACCCAGAGAAGGTACGGGCCATCACAGAGATGCCAGCACCAACTGACATAAAAGGGGTGCAGAGACTAGTTGGAATGGTCAACTATTTATCAAAGTTTTACAAGCATCTGTCAGACGACTGTGAGCCTCTCAGACAACTGACGCACAGAGATAGCCTATGGGAGTGGACAGACGTGCAGGAAGAtgcatttaaaagactgaaagaaaaactaacaCAAGTCCCAGTTTTGAAATATTACAGCCCTGAAGAAGAGCTGACGCTGCAGTGTGATGCCAGCGAGACAGGACTGGGAGCAGCTCTGACTCAACATGGAAAACCAGTGGCATTTGCAAGTCGTGCATTGACGCTCACTGAACGAGGTTATGCACAAATTGAAAAGGAATGCTTAGCTATTGTGTTTGGGATGGAGAAATTCCACCAATATACATATGGTCGTCTTGTGAGAGTGCAATCAGACCACAAGCCACTCGAGAACATTATTAAAAAGCCACTGTTACATGCACCTAAGAGACTGCAAAGGATGCTATTAAGGGTGCAAAAATATGATATAACCATAACATATGTTCCAGGCCGGGACATGCTACTTGCTGATACGCTGAGTAGGGCCTACCTGCAGGATAGCATCAAAAGCCAGACAGAGTTGGAGACAGAATGTGTCAACATGGTGGACTATGTACCTGTTTCAACAGAAAGCATGGACAGAATACGAGCAGGGACAAGAACCGACCACACACTACAAATGCTGATGAAAACAATACAAAAGGGGTGGCCAGCCTGTAAGAAAGATGTACCTGTTGAAATAACCCAGTTCCAATCTTTGCAGGATGAACTGAGCACACAGGATGGATTGGTCTTCAAGGGAGAGAGAGTAGTGATTCCAGAAGCACTGCAGGCAGATATAACCCAGCGAATTCACTCAACACACATCGGCACAGAAGGGTGCCTCAGGAGAGCTAGAGACTGCGTCTACTGGCACGGTATGAACGACCACATCAAAAAGTACATCGCTACATGTGACATATGTCGGTCTGTGGAtgcaaaacaacagaaagagacactaaaaccacacgAGCCGACCACTAGACCATGGACCAAAGTGGGGACAGATTTATTCAACTTTGAGGGTAGGGACTACCTAATAACTGTTGATTATTACTCCAACTTTTGGGAGATAGATTATCTACCTGATACCAAGTCGAGTACTGTGATTAGGAAACTAAAGGCTCATTTCGCACGTCAGGGAATcccaaatattgttttttctgaCAACGGGCCCCAGTACAGCTCAACAGAGTTTGCCAACTTCAGCCGGAAATGGGAATTTTGACACCATACCTCATCACCTGGCTATCCGCAGAGCAACGGCAAAGCTGAGTCTGCCGTTAAAACTGCCAAACGACTCATGAAAAAGGCGAAATTGGCTGGACAGGATCCATATTTGGCCTTATTGGACCACAGAAACACCCCAACACAAGGTTTAACTACCAGCCCTGCACAGAGACTGTTAAGCAGGAGGACGAGGACACTTCTCCCAATAGGAGACAGATTGTTGCAACCCACAGTGACTGACAACAAGTTAGCACtgatgaaaaacagagagagacaaacaaaGTACTACAACAAGACAGCGAAGGACATGGACACATTAAACCCAGGGGACTTGGTGCGAGTCCAACCTTTTGAACCACACAACTTATGGACCAAGGCTAGAGTGTGTAACACTCTGGGAAACAGATCCTATGATGTGGAGTTGGACAACGGCAGAGTCCTCAGAAGGAATCGTCGCCATCTGAGGCGAGCTACGGAGGTCAAAAAAGACATGTCAGCACATCTCCAGCCTGAGGGGCAGAACATTACTGTGCCGACAAAGAGCAAAgagaacacacaaaacagcactACCAGGTCAGGACGGGTAGTACAACAACCTGGATATTTGAAGGACTATGTATGCAATTAAGGGGTAATCTGTGAGTTATACGCTGTAATTTGTTTACTTGTCAgaggaaagacaaaagaaaaaaaaaaaagatctgtgaCGACATTTGAGTTatatgttgtgatttgtttaCTGGTTAGAGAACAGAGCAGAACATCTGTGATAATATTTTGAGTTATGGCTTTGTGATCTGTTTACTTgtttggaaggaaaaaaaaataaaaataaggaaatgagaaacaaaacagaaaaaatgaataaaagtaatACTAAaggaaaatagaaagaaagCTAAAAAAGTAAGTGGAAgaaagaatttttatttttgaagaaaatTGTGTCTAACAAAGAAATGTCATGTCTAAGTTTTGTTCCAGTTGCAAATTGAGTTCTCAACTTATGAATAGTTCATTGtctttgtaaaagaaaaggGATGTAGCAATGGGAATTGCATTTACCTGTGTGTTCCACCCGGGGTCTGGAGAGTGTAACACCGGAAGGTGAGAACCGGAGACTCATGACTGTTTGTTAAGAGTTTAATAAAAGTTTACCTCGGAGGAGGGAAAGTTCAACCGAGCATCTTGTGAAGTTTATAGAGAGAACAAGATGAAACAGTAAGCACTCATGCTTTGCAGGAAGTGTGGGCTTTAGTGGGCGACCAGTAGCTTTACAGCAAGGTCGCTACGGCTTTTCTACGCTACccttgtcatgatcctgggccatgttggcccagcattcttagtttcatgtatttttgtattttgttccttatttgacttccccttgtgacttttaccccctgtgtgcccctctgtgtatctgtgagccctcgtttcccctcgtgttttattccatgttttccccagcccgttacgTCTGTGCTCTCCCCgtgctccctctctcctcctgtctgcgcctctgt
This DNA window, taken from Astatotilapia calliptera chromosome 5, fAstCal1.2, whole genome shotgun sequence, encodes the following:
- the LOC113022052 gene encoding uncharacterized protein K02A2.6-like, producing MTVTAMTQTAVEVNQIKESDMKKREQLFAGMMIGNSLVKFQVDCGATCNVIPINLLNPNIKMEHTDKVLVMYNKSKLCPLGKCKVKLTNPRNNKKYRVEFQVVEEDCKTPLLGRTASEAMKLIQVNYDNICALNSSVTTAPSEKNAWLLEEIKTEFQDVFTGDGCLQGEYELEIDTTVQPVKLPKRRVPVSMMKPLKEELMSLADRQIIAPVEGSTDWISGMVTVQKPNGKPRICIDPRPLNKALKRSHFPLPTIDDILPDVSKAKVFTVCDVKHGFWHVKLTEESSHLTTFTTPFGRFRWLRMPMGISPAPEVFQRKLMQALENLPGTYIIADDILITGKGETTELAEMDHDRNLRLFLERCRERNIKLNVEKLKLRRQEVPYIGHLLTAEGLRADPEKVRAITEMPAPTDIKGVQRLVGMVNYLSKFYKHLSDDCEPLRQLTHRDSLWEWTDVQEDAFKRLKEKLTQVPVLKYYSPEEELTLQCDASETGLGAALTQHGKPVAFASRALTLTERGYAQIEKECLAIVFGMEKFHQYTYGRLVRVQSDHKPLENIIKKPLLHAPKRLQRMLLRVQKYDITITYVPGRDMLLADTLSRAYLQDSIKSQTELETECVNMVDYVPVSTESMDRIRAGTRTDHTLQMLMKTIQKGWPACKKDVPVEITQFQSLQDELSTQDGLVFKGERVVIPEALQADITQRIHSTHIGTEGCLRRARDCVYWHGMNDHIKKYIATCDICRSVDAKQQKETLKPHEPTTRPWTKVGTDLFNFEGRDYLITVDYYSNFWEIDYLPDTKSSTVIRKLKAHFARQGIPNIVFSDNGPQYSSTEFANFSRKWEF
- the LOC113022050 gene encoding protein ANTAGONIST OF LIKE HETEROCHROMATIN PROTEIN 1-like translates to MAAVLETRDQFGEFHHLLQELRLDDGRFQRYHRLSLGQFEDLLSRVGPRIARLDTNYRRSIPPAERLSICLRFLATGDSFRTIAFSFRVGVSTVSQIIPQVATAIWDCLVDDFMAVPSTQDWRSIAEGFQERWNFPLCCGALDGKHVQTKAPPNSGSMFHNYKGTFSIVLLAVVDAEHRFRVIDVGGYGRTSDGGILANSTFGQALRAGTLHLPPDQPLPGGEHRGAQPHVFVADEAFPLRRELMRPFPGRLLPLQKRVFNYRLSRARMIVEGAFGILSSQWRLYRRAMELRPEIAEKCVKATCVLHNFLRCVDERGAPAVGGVAPAVVEPLQGLGRVAANNSSREAVLVREKFMAHFSAEGAVSWQPKE